Genomic DNA from Rhodoferax mekongensis:
GTGCAGCGCCGCGACACTGCAGCGTGGTGGGTGCTGGACTTCAAGTCCTCGGCCAGCCCGCAAGACCAGCCCGAACTGTGCGCCCAACTCCGTGAATACCGCGCCGCGCTGACCCTGATTTATCCGGGGGAGGCTGTGCACACCGCTTTCCTGACGCCGCAAGGCCGTTTGATTGAAATTTTGTGATGGATTCCTTTGACTGATCTGCCTACCTCTCCCCGTTCTGAATCCCAAGCCTTGCAGGTGGACGTTGCCATTGTGGGCGGCGGCCCTGCCGGACTCATGGCTGCCCAAGTGCTGTGCGATGCCGGTTTGACCGTGCACCTGTTCGACGCCATGCCCTCGGTGGGCCGCAAGTTTTTGCTGGCCGGCAAGGGTGGCCTGAACCTCACCCACTCCGAAGGCGCCGACACGTTCGCCGGCCGCTATGGCGAACGGCGCAGCGCCATCGAGACCTTGCTAACCGGGCTGGATTCCACCGCGCTGCGTGAATGGGCCCACGGCCTGGGAGTGGAAACCTTTGTGGGCAGTTCGGGCCGGGTGTTTCCCAAAGACATGAAAGCGGCGCCTTTGTTGCGCGCCTGGTTGCACCGCTTGCGCCACCCTGCAGCAGGCGGCGGGGTGCAGTTCCACATGCGCCATCGCTGGACAGGTTGGGCGCAGGGCACATCCGCCGAGCCGGGCCAACAAGCGCTGGTGTTCGACACGCCTACCGGTCCGGTCGTGGTGCAAGCCCGCGCTGTGGTGCTGGCGCTGGGTGGCGGCAGTTGGGCGCGCCTGGGGTCGAACGGCGCCTGGGTGCCTTTGCTGGCAGCCCGTGGCGTAGCCGTGGCACCTTTGGTGCCGGCCAATTGCGGTTTCGATGTGCAGGGCGGGTGGTCGCCGTTTTTCAACGCAAAGTTTGCCGGCCAGCCTTTCAAGTCGGTGGCACTCAGCTTTACCAATTCGCAGGGCGTGGTGTTCTCGCGCAAGGGCGAGTTTGTGGCCACGCAGGGCGGTGTGGAAGGCAGCTTGATATACGCGGCATCGGCCTTGCTGCGCGACGACATCGTGCGCCATGGCAGCGCTACTTTCCATTTGGATTTGTTGCCCGACATGCCCACTGAGAAGGTACTGGCCGAAGTGCGCCACCCGCGTGGCAGCCGCAGCCTGTCCAGCCACCTCAAGAGCCGCTTGCATCTGGACGGCATCAAAAGTGCCATTCTTTACGAGTGCCTGGGCAAAGAGGCAGTGAACGATCCCGAGAAACTGGCCGCAGCCATCAAGGCACTACCCGTCACGCTGCAAGCGGCACGCCCGATTGACGAGGC
This window encodes:
- a CDS encoding TIGR03862 family flavoprotein, coding for MPLTDLPTSPRSESQALQVDVAIVGGGPAGLMAAQVLCDAGLTVHLFDAMPSVGRKFLLAGKGGLNLTHSEGADTFAGRYGERRSAIETLLTGLDSTALREWAHGLGVETFVGSSGRVFPKDMKAAPLLRAWLHRLRHPAAGGGVQFHMRHRWTGWAQGTSAEPGQQALVFDTPTGPVVVQARAVVLALGGGSWARLGSNGAWVPLLAARGVAVAPLVPANCGFDVQGGWSPFFNAKFAGQPFKSVALSFTNSQGVVFSRKGEFVATQGGVEGSLIYAASALLRDDIVRHGSATFHLDLLPDMPTEKVLAEVRHPRGSRSLSSHLKSRLHLDGIKSAILYECLGKEAVNDPEKLAAAIKALPVTLQAARPIDEAISSAGGVLFEVLTPQLMLEQVPGVFCAGEMLDWEAPTGGYLLQACFASGKQAGRGALDYLRS